A single genomic interval of Candidatus Poribacteria bacterium harbors:
- a CDS encoding ankyrin repeat domain-containing protein, with amino-acid sequence MNESGYTSLHDAARDNACEATTVLLKNGTDVNALDQYGYPPLHWAAWHNAYEAAAVLLEHDADVNARNDKGFMPLHWAAWNNAHETATVLLENGADANGKNDEGDTPLHWAAWRNVYEAEALSLENRTELNPREKSGYTLLHWAAWRNAYRTAVVLIESGADVNAQNRKGYTPLHIAAEDNAHEVAIALIDHGADINATDENGDTPLHVAAAHNSHETVSYLVKDGANVNAVGANDWTALHIAARDNARQIVAMLLENRANLNVKDKNGYTPLDLAEQREALEAVKMLNVRRGRRRWLWG; translated from the coding sequence ATGAACGAATCCGGCTATACTTCCCTACATGATGCAGCACGGGACAACGCTTGTGAAGCGACGACGGTGTTACTAAAAAATGGTACTGATGTCAACGCATTGGATCAATATGGATACCCGCCGCTCCATTGGGCAGCGTGGCACAATGCTTATGAAGCGGCAGCGGTATTGCTGGAACATGATGCGGATGTCAACGCACGGAATGATAAAGGGTTTATGCCCTTACACTGGGCAGCGTGGAACAACGCCCATGAAACGGCAACGGTATTGCTGGAAAACGGTGCTGATGCTAATGGGAAGAACGATGAAGGGGATACACCGTTACATTGGGCAGCGTGGCGCAATGTTTATGAGGCAGAGGCACTGTCGCTGGAAAACCGCACGGAGCTCAATCCGAGGGAAAAGTCGGGCTATACGCTCTTACACTGGGCAGCGTGGCGGAACGCTTATAGAACAGCCGTCGTGCTAATAGAGAGTGGCGCCGATGTTAACGCGCAAAATCGTAAAGGCTATACTCCCTTACATATCGCAGCAGAGGACAACGCGCATGAGGTAGCAATTGCATTGATAGATCACGGTGCTGATATTAACGCGACGGATGAAAATGGTGATACCCCTCTCCATGTTGCAGCGGCTCACAATTCGCATGAAACGGTATCCTATCTGGTGAAAGATGGTGCTAATGTCAATGCAGTCGGTGCCAATGATTGGACGGCTCTCCACATCGCGGCACGAGACAATGCCCGTCAAATCGTAGCAATGCTGTTGGAAAATAGGGCAAACCTCAATGTGAAAGACAAAAATGGCTATACCCCCTTAGACCTTGCTGAACAGCGGGAAGCACTTGAGGCGGTAAAGATGTTAAATGTTCGTCGAGGCAGAAGGCGCTGGTTATGGGGATAG
- a CDS encoding site-specific DNA-methyltransferase codes for MAQKNKHNSESRKGGTQTSAFGTRGRINHDASEFYGSRLYANQEIPEPDTWTENPIPTENLNQLYCTSSTEMSEIPHESVHLMVTSPPYNAKKEYDEDLSLGEYRELLYTVFAETYKKLVTGGRACINIANLGRKPYIPLHSYIIEDMLAIGYHMRGEIIWDKASSAGSSTAWGSWLSAANPVLRDVHEYILVFSKGSFSRKRDGKENSIRKEDFLEWTKSVWSFPAVSAKRIGHPAPFPEELPHRLIQLYTFVGDVVLDPFCGSGTTCLSALKSGRHYIGYDIEESYIELATERIKAYTHQTRLPV; via the coding sequence ATGGCGCAAAAAAATAAACACAATTCAGAATCTCGGAAAGGTGGAACGCAAACCAGCGCGTTTGGGACCCGTGGAAGAATCAATCACGATGCCAGCGAATTCTATGGGAGCAGACTCTACGCCAATCAGGAAATTCCCGAACCCGATACGTGGACGGAAAACCCCATCCCCACCGAAAATCTCAATCAACTTTATTGCACATCCAGCACAGAGATGTCCGAAATCCCCCATGAGAGTGTCCATCTGATGGTTACGTCCCCGCCGTACAATGCGAAAAAAGAATACGACGAAGACCTATCGCTCGGAGAATATAGAGAACTCCTCTACACTGTTTTCGCCGAGACCTATAAAAAACTGGTTACGGGTGGTAGGGCATGCATCAATATCGCCAACTTGGGACGCAAACCCTATATCCCGCTGCATAGCTACATCATAGAAGATATGTTGGCGATAGGTTACCACATGCGTGGCGAAATCATCTGGGACAAAGCCTCAAGTGCCGGAAGTTCAACGGCATGGGGGAGTTGGTTATCGGCAGCGAATCCGGTATTGAGAGACGTTCACGAATACATCCTCGTTTTCTCCAAAGGCTCCTTCTCGCGAAAACGGGACGGAAAAGAAAACTCAATTCGTAAAGAGGACTTTTTAGAATGGACAAAAAGCGTCTGGAGCTTCCCGGCTGTTTCAGCGAAACGCATCGGTCACCCTGCCCCGTTTCCTGAGGAGCTTCCGCACCGACTCATTCAACTCTATACTTTCGTTGGGGATGTCGTTTTGGATCCGTTTTGTGGGAGTGGTACGACGTGTTTGAGTGCCTTGAAGTCGGGACGACACTATATCGGATACGATATTGAGGAGAGTTATATTGAATTAGCAACTGAACGGATTAAAGCATACACCCATCAGACCCGGCTACCGGTATAA
- a CDS encoding cupin domain-containing protein: protein MNTSFERPYRPADLNTSLTKAFPLISMAENLMEEATSATSGRASLTLARGDELTIVLVAMKSEATLVEHSAPAAATVIVLSGNIIFTTSNDKITLEQGDSVTFTADILHSVHASGDSAFLIVIGGSS from the coding sequence ATGAACACATCGTTTGAAAGACCCTACAGGCCCGCAGATCTGAACACATCCTTAACAAAAGCATTTCCACTCATATCAATGGCTGAAAACCTCATGGAAGAAGCCACGTCCGCTACGTCAGGGAGAGCCTCGTTGACATTAGCCCGCGGTGATGAATTGACTATCGTCCTGGTCGCTATGAAATCGGAAGCGACGCTTGTGGAGCATTCAGCACCCGCAGCCGCTACCGTCATTGTGCTCAGTGGAAACATCATATTTACAACAAGCAACGACAAAATAACGCTCGAACAAGGCGATAGTGTTACCTTCACAGCTGACATCCTTCATAGCGTCCACGCCAGTGGAGATAGTGCGTTCCTTATTGTAATTGGCGGAAGCAGCTAA
- the eno gene encoding phosphopyruvate hydratase yields MSEIIHIHAREILDSRGNPTVEVDVDLASGAFGRAAVPSGASTGEHEAVELRDEDAGRYLGKGVQKAVENVNTAIAEALIGADAFAQSDIDAAMRALDGTENKSHLGANAILGVSLAVAKAAAAEAGQPLYRYIGGTNAKELPLPMMNILNGGSHADNNVDIQEFMVMPAGAASFAEALRMGAEIFHSLKAVLQERNCNTAVGDEGGFAPDLGSNEEAIAVIIEAITRARYLPGEDVLLALDAASSEFYNRDTGVYELKAEAQPTKSPEEMVAFYTELCEKYPIVSIEDGMDENDWDGWKRLTEAIGDKVQLVGDDLFVTNTTRLQQGIDGQIGNSILIKVNQIGTLTETLDAIELARRFNYTAVVSHRSGETEDTTISDLVVATNAGQIKTGSLSRTDRVCKYNQLLRIEEELGESAIFAGRKVFYNLAVRE; encoded by the coding sequence TTGTCAGAAATTATCCATATTCATGCACGCGAGATATTAGACTCGCGTGGTAACCCGACAGTCGAAGTTGACGTTGATTTAGCATCGGGCGCATTCGGACGCGCCGCAGTGCCGTCTGGTGCCTCCACAGGAGAACACGAGGCGGTTGAACTGCGGGATGAGGATGCGGGTCGGTATTTGGGAAAAGGCGTTCAGAAAGCCGTCGAAAATGTCAATACTGCTATCGCTGAAGCCCTCATCGGCGCGGATGCCTTCGCACAGAGCGATATTGATGCTGCTATGCGTGCACTTGACGGGACAGAAAACAAAAGTCATCTCGGCGCGAACGCGATTTTAGGCGTCTCCTTAGCCGTCGCGAAAGCGGCTGCTGCTGAGGCTGGACAACCGCTATATCGCTATATCGGCGGAACGAACGCCAAAGAACTCCCTTTACCGATGATGAACATCTTAAACGGGGGTTCTCACGCTGATAACAACGTTGATATCCAAGAATTTATGGTGATGCCAGCGGGGGCAGCGAGTTTTGCTGAGGCACTTCGTATGGGTGCCGAAATCTTTCACAGCCTCAAAGCCGTCTTACAGGAACGCAATTGCAATACAGCTGTCGGCGATGAGGGTGGATTCGCACCCGATTTGGGATCCAATGAGGAAGCGATTGCTGTGATTATTGAAGCCATTACGCGCGCCCGTTATCTGCCGGGTGAAGATGTCCTTTTGGCGTTGGACGCTGCTTCGAGTGAATTTTACAATCGGGATACGGGTGTTTATGAGTTGAAGGCAGAAGCACAACCGACCAAATCGCCCGAAGAGATGGTCGCGTTTTACACTGAACTCTGTGAGAAGTATCCAATTGTCTCCATTGAAGATGGTATGGATGAAAACGATTGGGACGGTTGGAAACGTTTGACTGAGGCGATTGGCGACAAGGTTCAGCTCGTCGGAGATGACCTTTTTGTGACCAATACCACCCGTTTGCAGCAGGGGATTGATGGACAAATTGGCAACTCTATCCTCATCAAAGTCAACCAAATTGGTACTTTGACGGAAACGCTTGATGCGATTGAACTCGCACGGCGTTTTAATTACACGGCTGTCGTTTCGCACAGATCCGGTGAAACGGAGGATACCACTATTTCTGACCTCGTCGTGGCGACGAACGCCGGTCAGATAAAAACGGGTTCGCTTTCTCGTACGGATCGTGTCTGTAAATATAACCAACTTCTCCGGATTGAGGAAGAATTGGGAGAAAGTGCCATTTTTGCTGGCAGGAAAGTCTTCTATAATTTAGCAGTTCGCGAATAG
- a CDS encoding GNAT family N-acetyltransferase, whose amino-acid sequence MEIRAVRESELEQVIELSCLAFDPNGHERYWQYVKGDSSYRLSQTRVVVVNDRVISTLRVWERRIRVGASLVTMGGIGGVCTHPHYRGVGYASALMRDTIDYLRTTGCDLGVLFTIIPEAFYRRLGWTSLPLHSFNLKCNSATRTVTSSEWQVTDFNPETDVDAVAKLHDLANAEQSGTIARTRAYWDMAPPRIRGVLPTVVARQDGYIAGYLNYEIEGKRVEVREVGYIPDNSTVLDALVSHFLQVCETQSVEEIESRFTSQHPFAKRLIAECDSPITPIEYTGMMLYAIRPAVFLRRFIVQWESRIGDADGTFPPLTVKLPALDNQQAVLRHNADGTLQILPEDADAVDFGIDLSEADFWKLLFGEIGWEQISADATVPTEISAFLAVLFPKRDVIYWCPDGY is encoded by the coding sequence ATGGAAATTAGAGCGGTTCGAGAATCAGAGTTAGAGCAGGTTATAGAACTTAGCTGCTTGGCTTTTGACCCAAATGGACATGAACGCTATTGGCAGTATGTGAAAGGCGATAGCAGTTATAGGCTTTCACAGACGCGAGTCGTCGTTGTAAACGACCGTGTTATTTCGACCCTGCGCGTCTGGGAACGACGCATACGGGTCGGTGCCTCTCTCGTAACGATGGGTGGCATCGGTGGCGTCTGCACACATCCGCATTATCGTGGGGTCGGCTATGCGTCTGCCCTCATGCGAGACACAATCGACTATCTACGGACGACAGGATGCGATCTTGGTGTGCTGTTCACGATCATTCCAGAAGCATTTTACCGCCGATTGGGATGGACTTCCCTGCCTCTCCACAGTTTCAATTTGAAATGCAACTCGGCAACACGCACGGTAACTTCATCTGAATGGCAGGTAACCGATTTTAACCCAGAAACCGACGTAGACGCTGTGGCGAAGCTACACGATCTTGCCAATGCCGAACAGAGCGGAACCATCGCCCGGACACGCGCTTATTGGGATATGGCACCCCCCCGTATTCGGGGTGTCCTTCCAACCGTTGTCGCACGCCAAGATGGATATATTGCCGGATACCTCAACTATGAAATAGAAGGCAAGCGTGTGGAGGTGCGCGAAGTGGGATATATCCCCGATAATTCGACAGTCTTGGATGCACTTGTATCCCATTTTTTACAGGTATGCGAAACACAAAGCGTTGAAGAGATAGAAAGTAGATTCACATCTCAACACCCGTTTGCCAAACGCCTAATAGCAGAATGTGACAGTCCGATAACGCCGATAGAATACACAGGGATGATGCTCTACGCTATTCGTCCGGCTGTGTTTTTGCGTCGCTTTATAGTCCAATGGGAGTCGCGAATTGGGGATGCTGATGGGACATTTCCACCACTCACTGTCAAACTCCCTGCCCTCGACAATCAGCAAGCAGTGCTACGGCACAATGCTGATGGCACCCTACAAATCCTTCCTGAGGATGCCGATGCAGTTGATTTCGGCATAGACCTATCCGAAGCAGATTTTTGGAAACTCCTATTTGGCGAAATTGGGTGGGAGCAGATAAGTGCTGATGCGACAGTCCCCACAGAAATCTCGGCGTTTTTAGCGGTTCTGTTTCCCAAACGGGATGTTATTTATTGGTGTCCGGATGGGTATTAG
- a CDS encoding ABC transporter ATP-binding protein, which translates to MRIRASGLTKHFGHRTIVKGATLSVRPGEVVTIFGPNGAGKTTLIRMLATLLRPTSGALEIEGADAIANPSDVRRALGVVVHEHLAYPIFSPYENLRFFGQMYGVEQLEHRATTLLTEVGLQRFIHEPLHIFSRGMTQRFMIARALLHHPSVLLFDEPFSGLDASAKQFVLERIAEERQKGTGIVVTTHNTELGYLVGTRFLFMINGALEAVAQKDEISAETLLLTYEEKL; encoded by the coding sequence ATGCGCATCCGTGCTTCCGGACTCACTAAACACTTTGGACACCGCACAATTGTCAAAGGGGCTACGCTTTCGGTTCGTCCGGGAGAAGTCGTTACGATTTTCGGTCCGAATGGCGCAGGGAAAACAACGCTCATCCGAATGCTCGCAACCCTCCTCCGACCGACATCAGGCGCGCTTGAAATTGAAGGCGCAGATGCCATTGCCAATCCTTCGGACGTGCGACGGGCATTGGGTGTCGTCGTTCATGAACATCTGGCTTACCCGATCTTCAGTCCTTATGAGAATCTCAGATTTTTCGGACAGATGTATGGTGTCGAGCAGCTTGAACACCGCGCAACAACACTTCTCACAGAAGTCGGGCTGCAACGTTTTATCCATGAACCCCTGCATATCTTCTCACGAGGCATGACACAGCGCTTTATGATTGCCAGAGCCCTCCTCCATCATCCCTCAGTCTTGTTATTCGATGAACCCTTCTCTGGCTTGGATGCTTCCGCTAAACAGTTCGTCCTTGAACGCATCGCAGAAGAACGCCAAAAAGGGACAGGTATTGTTGTTACAACACATAACACAGAGTTGGGCTATCTTGTGGGGACAAGGTTCCTCTTTATGATAAATGGAGCGTTGGAAGCGGTTGCACAGAAAGATGAGATTTCGGCAGAGACGCTTCTGCTCACGTACGAGGAGAAGTTATAG
- a CDS encoding zinc-binding dehydrogenase, with protein MSKTRKVLMMNEAGRIWTEEQETPAPKPGQLLIQVHASMVSPGTELGGVKRRRENPGSEARQRPFGYTNAGVVIGKEGDCDEFEIGDRVAGMGGGYALHATYACVPHNLCAKVPDNVASEAASSIHLAATALHAVQRGRIRIGENVVVAGLGIVGQFACQIAKTAGAYVIGLDRLPLRIGIAENAGIHRAINVSEADPIPTAAEFTNGYGMDCGIIAFGGDATSAFQQIRAMLKTAPDTHKVGRIVIVGGANITHGFAAGLGNVDVISAARTGPGYHDEDYEHGADYPPVFVPWPTQRNLELSLRLMSEGKIQVQPLITDILPIDQAPEGCEKLIQTPNEALGVVFSMR; from the coding sequence ATGAGCAAAACAAGAAAAGTTCTGATGATGAACGAAGCCGGACGTATCTGGACAGAAGAACAAGAAACGCCTGCACCGAAACCCGGGCAGCTTTTAATTCAAGTCCACGCCTCTATGGTAAGTCCCGGGACAGAACTCGGCGGTGTCAAACGCCGACGCGAAAACCCGGGGTCCGAAGCGCGGCAACGTCCTTTCGGATACACAAACGCCGGTGTCGTGATTGGCAAAGAAGGCGATTGCGACGAATTCGAGATTGGCGATCGGGTCGCTGGTATGGGGGGCGGCTACGCACTCCACGCGACGTACGCCTGTGTGCCGCACAACTTATGTGCGAAGGTCCCCGATAACGTCGCCAGTGAGGCGGCATCATCTATTCATCTCGCAGCAACGGCATTGCATGCCGTGCAACGCGGACGTATCCGTATCGGAGAAAACGTTGTTGTCGCTGGATTGGGCATTGTCGGGCAGTTTGCTTGTCAGATAGCCAAAACGGCGGGGGCTTATGTCATCGGTTTGGACAGGTTACCCTTACGAATAGGCATTGCGGAAAATGCTGGGATACACCGTGCGATAAACGTCTCAGAGGCGGATCCGATTCCCACCGCAGCGGAATTCACCAACGGCTACGGTATGGATTGCGGGATTATCGCCTTCGGCGGCGACGCAACGAGCGCGTTCCAGCAAATCCGAGCGATGTTGAAGACCGCACCCGATACGCACAAAGTCGGACGGATTGTTATTGTCGGCGGTGCAAATATTACGCACGGCTTCGCAGCAGGGCTCGGGAACGTGGACGTTATCAGTGCAGCGCGGACGGGGCCGGGGTATCACGATGAGGATTACGAACACGGTGCGGATTATCCACCAGTATTTGTCCCCTGGCCGACCCAACGCAACTTGGAACTCTCGCTGCGCCTGATGTCGGAGGGCAAGATTCAGGTACAACCCTTGATTACAGATATTCTTCCGATTGATCAGGCACCCGAAGGGTGTGAGAAACTCATCCAGACACCAAACGAGGCGTTAGGTGTTGTCTTTTCAATGCGGTGA
- a CDS encoding septum formation initiator family protein, protein MHVGRLILFIIALGLLLVSVGQFMNGYSDWQQAQIAEEAYRAEIRKLEAERDLLQKRVEMLKGDTLTKERLARKRLGYVKPGELKFKVVKPDAVE, encoded by the coding sequence ATGCACGTTGGGCGTCTGATCTTATTTATCATAGCACTTGGCTTGCTCTTAGTGAGTGTTGGGCAATTTATGAACGGTTACAGTGACTGGCAACAGGCACAGATTGCTGAGGAGGCCTACCGCGCCGAGATACGAAAACTGGAGGCTGAACGGGACCTACTTCAAAAGCGTGTTGAAATGCTGAAAGGTGATACGCTCACCAAAGAACGACTTGCCCGGAAACGGCTCGGCTACGTTAAACCGGGGGAACTTAAGTTTAAAGTCGTCAAGCCTGATGCCGTTGAGTGA
- a CDS encoding heme exporter protein CcmB — protein MRFPLRQIGALIRKDLGLQFRSKETLALIFVFSVLVVLIFAFAFGPIFPEKVERGKLAASVLWAAFVFAGIITLNRSFTIERAHAALHGIRLTGVDAGNLYLSKVISNVVFLLLLEIVITPIALQFLDLLDVATVSTLLKLFGVLSIGTLGFCAVGVLLAGMSTSADGGESLLSVILLPLVIPIIMGGAKCTVSLLVTGGLENKFWLQLLIGCSLVFLASAYLLADAVIEE, from the coding sequence ATGAGGTTTCCATTACGTCAAATTGGCGCGCTGATTCGCAAGGATCTTGGACTTCAATTCCGTTCAAAGGAGACGCTGGCATTAATTTTCGTCTTTAGCGTGCTCGTTGTTCTTATCTTCGCTTTCGCGTTTGGTCCGATTTTCCCTGAAAAGGTGGAACGTGGTAAATTAGCCGCGAGTGTCCTCTGGGCAGCGTTCGTTTTTGCAGGAATTATTACCTTGAATCGTTCATTTACGATAGAACGCGCACACGCTGCTTTACACGGTATTCGACTTACCGGTGTCGATGCGGGTAACCTCTACCTTTCTAAGGTTATCAGTAACGTTGTTTTTCTGTTGTTATTGGAAATTGTTATAACGCCTATCGCACTTCAATTTTTAGACTTACTTGATGTGGCGACGGTGAGCACATTACTGAAATTATTCGGCGTGCTGAGTATCGGGACACTCGGTTTTTGTGCTGTCGGTGTGCTGTTAGCTGGTATGTCTACAAGCGCGGACGGCGGTGAAAGTCTGCTTTCTGTTATTCTACTTCCACTTGTTATCCCAATCATTATGGGCGGCGCGAAATGCACCGTCTCGCTGCTGGTAACGGGTGGGTTAGAAAACAAATTTTGGCTGCAATTGCTCATAGGATGCAGTTTAGTTTTTCTGGCATCTGCGTACCTACTCGCTGATGCTGTTATTGAGGAATAG
- a CDS encoding thiamine pyrophosphate-dependent enzyme, producing MAKAKRERSTRRERPIQGAPTARDFQGDVRPDWCAGCGDYGVLSSLQTAYAKLGKGNHEHLTVSGIGCSSNLPGYIRTYGMHTLHGRSLAVATGAKLANHEMNVVVTGGDGDGYGIGGNHFVHTMRKNIDLLYIVMNNQIYGLTIGQTSPTSLMDMKTKSTPFGNIEAPLNPIAMAIVTGATYVARGFSGNPRQLAELMYNGMQHKGFALIDVFSPCITFNRDNTTDFFKQRVRELENHDPSDQAAALQEAAKWGDEIPIGLFYQDTSRPALDEMEPVLENGPMAHQPLGVTEEQGDAIIQSMM from the coding sequence ATGGCAAAAGCAAAACGAGAAAGATCCACTCGACGCGAAAGACCCATTCAAGGGGCACCCACCGCGAGAGATTTCCAAGGTGATGTTCGTCCGGATTGGTGTGCAGGGTGTGGTGATTACGGTGTACTCAGTTCTCTGCAGACTGCTTATGCAAAACTTGGCAAAGGCAATCATGAACACCTCACCGTAAGTGGCATTGGTTGCTCCTCCAACCTGCCCGGATACATTCGGACTTACGGGATGCATACACTCCATGGACGCTCACTTGCGGTTGCAACGGGTGCCAAGCTTGCCAATCACGAGATGAATGTGGTTGTTACTGGCGGCGATGGGGATGGATACGGCATCGGCGGGAACCATTTTGTCCACACGATGCGAAAGAATATTGACCTCCTCTATATCGTGATGAACAACCAGATTTATGGATTGACCATTGGTCAAACTTCGCCGACGAGTTTGATGGATATGAAGACGAAAAGCACACCCTTTGGCAATATAGAGGCACCGCTCAATCCGATTGCTATGGCAATTGTTACCGGCGCGACCTATGTCGCCAGAGGGTTTAGCGGGAATCCGAGACAACTGGCAGAATTGATGTACAACGGCATGCAACACAAGGGTTTTGCCCTTATTGATGTGTTTAGTCCTTGTATTACTTTCAATAGAGACAATACAACTGACTTTTTCAAGCAGCGCGTCAGAGAACTCGAAAACCACGATCCGAGTGATCAAGCTGCGGCACTTCAGGAAGCTGCCAAGTGGGGAGATGAGATTCCGATCGGTCTGTTCTATCAAGATACCAGCCGCCCCGCCTTAGATGAGATGGAACCGGTTTTAGAAAACGGGCCCATGGCGCATCAACCGCTCGGTGTTACCGAAGAACAAGGCGATGCAATTATCCAGAGTATGATGTAA
- a CDS encoding 2-oxoacid:acceptor oxidoreductase subunit alpha, producing the protein MAKYDFVIAVGGAPGQGIDTVGKSMSQICARHGLHVFTYSAYQSLIRGGHTFLTVRISSDPVANHGDKIDMIIALDRNSLETHLPHVAPGGAIIYNSDDVKAAPERDDIQLCPISYKELSNGTDRRKLMLNICMFGVALKMVGGDLKVLEDIINLTFGRKGQALVDANIDVARAGYNHAAEHFTAFEAQFEKQEPALAFVDGNSAMAMGGAAAGVKFYAAYPMSPSTGVLHWMANNARDLNIMVRQCEDEISVVNMVIGAAHAGARAMCATSGGGFALMSEAIGSAGMMEIPIVVINVQRGGPSTGLPTKTEQGDLWQILGASQGDFPKIIVAPTSIMDGFDTIPEIFNLADKFQCPGMVLSDLTLSMGFTTFDPDSINWHPEIDRGALISGPVQLDGEYLRYQITDSGISPRAIPGTPGHVHVVATDDHDEDGTLISDEFTNPHKRRDIMEKRQRKMEGILELLPPPTLEGPEDAQITLIGWGSTLSVIGEAAEQLTEAGIPTNHIHFKWLYPMDEDAINEVLAKSGHSIIVECNYTGQFARFLRGETGFKADGQIRKYDGEPFMPHHIVDGARELLTSKTDLYVPYQEIVV; encoded by the coding sequence ATGGCAAAATACGATTTTGTAATCGCTGTAGGAGGGGCACCCGGTCAAGGGATTGACACCGTTGGTAAGAGTATGAGCCAAATCTGTGCTCGACACGGTCTCCACGTCTTTACCTATAGTGCTTACCAATCTCTCATCCGCGGCGGTCATACCTTCCTTACCGTCAGAATTAGTTCCGATCCAGTCGCCAACCACGGTGATAAGATAGACATGATTATCGCACTGGATCGGAACAGTTTAGAAACCCACCTTCCACACGTCGCCCCCGGCGGTGCCATTATCTATAATAGTGATGATGTTAAAGCTGCACCCGAACGCGACGATATCCAACTCTGTCCTATCTCCTATAAAGAGTTATCCAATGGTACAGATAGAAGAAAGTTGATGTTGAACATCTGTATGTTCGGTGTTGCTTTGAAAATGGTTGGTGGCGATTTAAAAGTACTCGAAGACATTATCAACCTGACGTTCGGACGTAAAGGACAAGCGTTGGTAGACGCGAATATTGATGTCGCGCGCGCGGGTTACAATCATGCAGCGGAACACTTTACCGCCTTTGAAGCGCAGTTTGAGAAGCAAGAGCCTGCACTTGCTTTCGTTGACGGAAATTCAGCAATGGCAATGGGAGGCGCAGCGGCAGGTGTCAAATTTTACGCTGCCTATCCAATGAGTCCATCAACGGGTGTCCTTCACTGGATGGCGAACAATGCCCGCGATCTAAACATTATGGTTCGCCAATGTGAGGACGAAATTAGTGTTGTCAATATGGTTATTGGTGCGGCACACGCCGGTGCTCGCGCGATGTGTGCGACATCAGGTGGTGGATTCGCACTCATGTCGGAAGCCATTGGCAGCGCAGGGATGATGGAGATTCCGATCGTTGTTATTAACGTCCAACGCGGGGGTCCCTCCACAGGTTTGCCCACAAAAACCGAACAGGGCGATCTATGGCAGATCCTGGGTGCCAGTCAAGGCGATTTCCCGAAAATCATCGTCGCACCGACAAGCATTATGGACGGTTTTGACACCATTCCAGAAATCTTTAATCTCGCCGATAAATTCCAATGTCCGGGCATGGTGCTCTCCGATCTCACACTCTCTATGGGCTTCACAACCTTTGACCCTGACTCCATCAATTGGCATCCGGAAATTGACCGCGGGGCACTTATCAGTGGTCCCGTGCAACTTGACGGTGAATACCTCCGGTATCAAATTACGGATAGTGGTATCTCACCGAGAGCGATCCCCGGCACGCCGGGACACGTTCATGTCGTTGCGACCGATGACCACGACGAAGATGGTACTTTAATTAGTGATGAGTTCACGAATCCGCATAAACGGCGCGACATCATGGAGAAGCGGCAACGGAAGATGGAGGGTATCCTTGAACTCCTACCGCCGCCGACGCTTGAAGGACCCGAAGATGCCCAAATTACGCTCATTGGATGGGGGTCGACCCTTAGTGTGATTGGCGAAGCGGCTGAACAACTCACGGAAGCCGGTATTCCGACTAACCATATCCATTTCAAATGGCTCTATCCGATGGACGAAGACGCTATAAATGAAGTGCTTGCGAAATCGGGACACTCGATTATTGTTGAGTGTAACTACACCGGTCAATTCGCACGCTTCCTGCGCGGTGAAACAGGCTTTAAGGCAGACGGTCAGATTCGCAAATACGACGGCGAACCGTTTATGCCGCATCACATTGTTGACGGTGCCCGTGAACTCTTGACGAGTAAGACGGACCTTTATGTCCCCTACCAAGAAATTGTAGTCTAA